Within the Arthrobacter sp. UKPF54-2 genome, the region GGCGAACAGGCCGGTGGCGGGATCCAGGCCGGCGTCAGCCTGGAAGGACATAACGATCGCGCTGATGATCGGGTACACGATGACGATGGACAGCGCGATGATAGTGGGGGCCAACAGCCACGACGCCCATTTGCCCTGGCTTGCGATGGCGTTGTCTTCCCCCACACCCTTGGGTCCGTGGTGGAGCTCGGTCCCGCCCGACGCCGGCTTCTTGACCGGCGTCGGGCCCAATTCGGTTGCCATTGTGGACTACTTTGACTGGGTTTCGATGGACTTCTGCATGTCGGACAGCGCTGCTTCCACGGGCTTCTCGCCCTTGATGGCCGGGTAGGCGTTGTCCTGGATGGCCTTGGTCACGGCCGGGTAGAACGGGGTCACCGGACGCGGAACGGCGTTCTCGATCGAGGTCTTCAGCACCGGCAGGTACGGCAGCTTGGCGACCAGTTCCTGGTCGTCATAGAGCGCGGCCAGGACCGGAGCGAGCGATCCCTGCGTGGCGTAGAACTTCTGCGTTTCCTCCGAGTTGATGAACTTGAGGAAGTCCAGGGCAGTCGCCTTGTTCTTGGAGTACACGCTGATGCCGGCGCTGTGGCCACCGAGGGTAGAGGCGCCGGGGCCGGACTTGCCGGGAAGCGCGACCACACCGAACTTGTCTTTCACCTGGGATGCACCTTCAGTTGCCATGAGGCCGTAGGCGTAGGGCCAGTTGCGGAGGAACAGCAGCTTGCCGCTCTGGAATGCCTGGCGGGATTCCTCTTCCTGGAAGGTGATGGCTTCCTTCGGGATCTCCCCGTTCGCGTAGGCCTTGGCCAGATTCTCCAGGCCCGCCTTTGCCTCCGGGGTGTTCAGGTTGGGCTTGCCGTCCTTGTCCAGCACCGAACCGCCGGCGGAGTTGATCGCCTCGGAAGCGTTGACGGTCAGTCCCTCGTACTTCTTAAACTGGCCGGAGTAGCAGCCCATGTTGTTGCTCTTGGCGATGGAGCACATGCCCATCATCTCGTCCCAGGTCTTGGGCGGCGTGGGGACCAGGTCCTTGCGGTAGTACAGCATTGCGCCGTCGGA harbors:
- a CDS encoding ABC transporter substrate-binding protein, whose amino-acid sequence is MKTRKYLLPVAAAGVLALSLSACAGGGGGGGTSGGGDAAANMDGRGPITYVQGKDNNNVVRPVVEKWNAAHPDQKVTFKEQTDNADQQHDDLVQHFQAKDAGYDVVSVDVVWTAEFAAKGWLQPLKDKMAIDTSKMLKPPVDSATYKGTLYAAPKDSDGAMLYYRKDLVPTPPKTWDEMMGMCSIAKSNNMGCYSGQFKKYEGLTVNASEAINSAGGSVLDKDGKPNLNTPEAKAGLENLAKAYANGEIPKEAITFQEEESRQAFQSGKLLFLRNWPYAYGLMATEGASQVKDKFGVVALPGKSGPGASTLGGHSAGISVYSKNKATALDFLKFINSEETQKFYATQGSLAPVLAALYDDQELVAKLPYLPVLKTSIENAVPRPVTPFYPAVTKAIQDNAYPAIKGEKPVEAALSDMQKSIETQSK